A single genomic interval of Cupriavidus sp. MP-37 harbors:
- the hydA gene encoding dihydropyrimidinase, whose translation MKQFDLIIRNGTVVTASDTMQCDIGIAGGRIVQLGHDLGEAAQVIDASGKLVLPGGVDAHCHLDQPMPDGLRMADDFGTGSVSAACGGTTTVIPFAAQEKGHSLRAAVADYHRRAGGKSVVDYAFHLIVADPTEAVLNDELPGLIREGYSSFKVYMTYDDLKLNDREILEVLSVARQEGALVMVHAENSDCIAWLTDKLEAAGNTAPKFHALARPMAIEREATHRAITFSELVDVPILIVHVSGKEAVEQIRWARNRGMKIFAETCPQYLFLTAEDLDQPGYHGAKCVCSPPPRDRSNQQVIWDGLADGLFTIFSSDHAPFRYEDAQGKKPGGQEVPFQYIPNGIPGLETRLPLLFSAGVVGGRISVNQFVALTSTNPAKLYGLHPRKGTIAIGADADLAIWDPQREVTIRNTDLHHAVDYTPYEGLRVTGWPVTTLVRGKVVAHEGEVMAEAGHGEFLPCGLPEMARPRYRTSGGTL comes from the coding sequence GTGAAACAGTTCGACCTCATCATCCGCAACGGCACCGTGGTGACCGCCAGCGACACCATGCAATGCGATATCGGCATCGCCGGCGGCCGCATCGTGCAGCTTGGCCATGACCTGGGCGAGGCTGCGCAGGTCATCGACGCCAGCGGCAAGCTGGTGCTGCCGGGCGGCGTCGATGCGCACTGCCACCTGGACCAGCCGATGCCGGACGGCTTGCGCATGGCCGATGACTTCGGCACCGGCTCGGTCTCGGCGGCGTGCGGCGGCACCACCACCGTGATCCCCTTCGCCGCGCAGGAGAAGGGCCATTCGCTGCGCGCGGCGGTGGCCGACTACCACCGCCGCGCCGGCGGCAAGTCGGTGGTCGACTACGCCTTCCACCTGATCGTGGCCGACCCCACCGAGGCCGTGCTGAACGACGAGCTGCCGGGCCTGATCCGCGAAGGCTATTCGTCGTTCAAGGTCTACATGACCTACGACGACCTCAAGCTGAACGATCGCGAGATCCTCGAGGTGCTGTCGGTGGCGCGCCAGGAAGGCGCGCTGGTGATGGTGCATGCCGAGAACTCCGACTGCATCGCCTGGCTGACCGACAAGCTGGAGGCGGCCGGCAACACCGCGCCGAAATTCCACGCGCTGGCGCGGCCGATGGCGATCGAGCGCGAGGCCACGCACCGCGCCATTACCTTCTCCGAGCTGGTCGACGTGCCGATCCTGATCGTCCATGTGTCGGGCAAGGAGGCGGTCGAGCAGATCCGCTGGGCGCGCAACCGCGGCATGAAGATCTTTGCCGAGACCTGCCCGCAGTACCTGTTCCTGACCGCCGAAGACCTCGACCAGCCCGGCTACCACGGCGCCAAGTGCGTGTGCAGTCCGCCGCCGCGCGACCGCAGCAACCAGCAGGTGATCTGGGACGGCCTCGCCGACGGGCTCTTCACCATCTTCTCGTCCGACCATGCACCGTTCCGCTACGAAGACGCGCAGGGCAAGAAGCCCGGCGGCCAGGAAGTGCCGTTCCAGTACATCCCCAACGGCATCCCCGGACTGGAAACGCGGCTGCCGCTGCTGTTCTCGGCAGGCGTGGTGGGCGGCCGCATCTCGGTCAACCAGTTTGTCGCGCTGACCTCGACCAACCCGGCCAAGCTCTACGGCCTGCATCCGCGCAAGGGCACCATCGCCATCGGCGCCGATGCCGACCTGGCGATCTGGGATCCGCAGCGCGAAGTGACGATCCGCAATACCGACCTGCACCATGCCGTCGACTACACCCCGTATGAAGGCCTGCGCGTGACCGGCTGGCCGGTGACCACGCTGGTGCGCGGCAAGGTGGTGGCGCACGAGGGCGAAGTGATGGCCGAGGCCGGCCACGGCGAGTTCCTGCCGTGCGGCCTGCCCGAAATGGCACGGCCGCGCTACCGCACCTCGGGCGGCACCCTGTGA
- a CDS encoding amidase, protein MELTNRLDAATIAARVAAGRLDPAEVAAAFQARIAARNDQLNAVFEQRQELVDADLAQLRARLAQGERPLLAGVPVIVKDVIWSQGRRVTQGSQLYRDFIAPADAIAVERLRRAGAIVLGMGNTSEFACKGLTTNKVYGLTRHPLDATLTAGGSSGGCAVAVAAGMAPLALGTDGGGSSRRPPAHAGVVGFKPSYGAIPDAVGFAHAFNGIQVIAPITRTVADAELMFEALAGADPRDPDTLGFSLSAARPLHTLKIAVSPRLGLDTPVDDDVAQAFEQAVARLQAAGLSIERADPAWPQGADEAALMPLQHVGLANLYGDAWRRDPEVFDADVARQIERGLAWTGAEVARAREASRQIALALAGFFTRFDLLLCPTTPCVAWRNDRLGPERIGGVAVEPRAHAVFTPFFNHALAPAISVPCGSGRDGLPVGLQIAGPRGADRNVLAAARLVENLLASSVNPA, encoded by the coding sequence ATGGAACTGACCAACCGCCTGGATGCCGCCACCATCGCCGCCCGCGTCGCCGCCGGGCGCCTCGATCCCGCCGAGGTGGCCGCGGCGTTCCAGGCCCGCATCGCGGCGCGCAACGACCAGCTCAACGCGGTCTTCGAACAACGCCAGGAACTGGTAGATGCCGACCTGGCGCAATTGCGCGCGCGCCTGGCGCAGGGCGAGCGCCCGCTGCTGGCCGGGGTGCCGGTGATCGTCAAGGACGTGATCTGGAGCCAGGGCCGGCGCGTGACGCAGGGCTCGCAGCTGTACCGCGACTTCATCGCGCCCGCCGACGCGATCGCGGTCGAACGGCTGCGCCGCGCCGGTGCGATCGTGCTCGGCATGGGCAACACCTCGGAGTTCGCCTGCAAGGGGCTGACCACCAACAAGGTCTACGGCCTGACGCGCCATCCGCTCGATGCCACGCTGACCGCGGGCGGCTCGTCGGGCGGCTGCGCGGTGGCGGTGGCGGCCGGCATGGCGCCGCTGGCGCTGGGCACCGATGGCGGCGGCTCCAGCCGGCGTCCGCCCGCGCATGCCGGCGTGGTCGGCTTCAAGCCCTCCTACGGCGCGATTCCCGACGCGGTCGGCTTCGCCCACGCCTTCAACGGCATCCAGGTGATTGCGCCGATCACGCGCACCGTCGCCGATGCCGAGCTGATGTTCGAGGCGCTGGCCGGCGCCGATCCGCGCGATCCCGATACCCTGGGCTTTTCGCTAAGCGCGGCGCGACCGCTGCATACGCTGAAGATTGCGGTCAGCCCGCGCCTGGGCCTGGACACGCCGGTCGACGACGATGTCGCGCAGGCCTTCGAGCAGGCCGTGGCCCGCCTGCAGGCCGCGGGGCTGAGTATCGAGCGCGCCGACCCGGCGTGGCCGCAGGGTGCCGACGAGGCCGCGCTGATGCCGCTGCAGCATGTCGGCCTGGCCAACCTCTATGGCGATGCCTGGCGCCGCGACCCGGAGGTGTTCGATGCCGACGTCGCGCGCCAGATCGAGCGCGGCCTGGCGTGGACCGGCGCCGAGGTGGCGCGCGCGCGCGAGGCCAGCCGGCAGATCGCGCTGGCGCTGGCCGGCTTCTTTACCCGCTTCGACCTGCTGCTGTGCCCGACCACGCCGTGCGTGGCCTGGCGCAACGACCGCCTGGGGCCGGAGCGCATCGGCGGCGTGGCAGTGGAGCCGCGCGCCCACGCGGTGTTCACGCCCTTCTTCAACCATGCGCTGGCGCCGGCGATCTCGGTGCCTTGCGGCAGCGGCCGCGATGGCCTGCCGGTGGGGCTGCAGATCGCCGGCCCGCGCGGTGCCGACCGCAACGTGCTGGCCGCCGCCAGGCTGGTCGAGAACTTGCTGGCGTCTTCCGTCAATCCTGCCTGA
- a CDS encoding aspartate/glutamate racemase family protein: MRILVLNPNTSAGITARLMAAATEAAAPGTELVPLTASRGVPYIATRAEAQIGGAIALEMLAEHHGQFDAAVIAAFGDPGLMGARELFDLPVVGMAEAAMLSACMLGRRFAIVTFARALGPWYEECVDMHGLRGRLAGIRMLDGSFASVSDVQEEKEAVLVELANRAVVEDEADVVILAGAPLAGLAARVRDRIPVPVVDQMAAAVKQAEALVALQPRKATAGTFRRPDVKPTLGLPAALAARIEHREA, translated from the coding sequence ATGCGAATCCTTGTTCTGAATCCCAACACCAGCGCAGGCATCACCGCGCGCCTGATGGCCGCGGCCACCGAAGCCGCCGCGCCCGGCACCGAGCTGGTGCCGCTGACCGCCAGCCGCGGCGTGCCGTATATCGCCACCCGCGCCGAGGCGCAGATCGGCGGCGCCATCGCGCTGGAAATGCTGGCCGAGCATCACGGCCAGTTCGACGCGGCGGTCATCGCCGCCTTCGGCGATCCGGGCCTGATGGGCGCGCGCGAGCTGTTCGACCTGCCCGTGGTGGGCATGGCCGAGGCGGCGATGCTGTCGGCCTGCATGCTGGGCCGGCGCTTTGCCATCGTCACCTTTGCGCGCGCGCTGGGCCCCTGGTACGAGGAATGCGTCGACATGCACGGCCTGCGCGGCCGGCTGGCCGGCATCCGCATGCTCGACGGCAGCTTCGCCTCGGTGTCGGACGTGCAGGAAGAGAAGGAAGCCGTGCTGGTTGAGCTGGCCAACCGCGCGGTGGTGGAGGACGAGGCCGACGTGGTGATCCTGGCCGGCGCGCCGCTGGCCGGCCTGGCCGCGCGCGTGCGCGACCGCATTCCGGTGCCGGTGGTCGACCAGATGGCCGCCGCCGTCAAGCAGGCCGAGGCGCTGGTAGCGCTGCAGCCGCGCAAGGCCACCGCGGGCACGTTCCGCCGGCCCGACGTCAAGCCCACGCTGGGTTTGCCCGCGGCACTGGCGGCCCGCATCGAGCACCGCGAGGCGTAA
- a CDS encoding GntR family transcriptional regulator — protein sequence MPRTKAEPPAKPADGLPDTEADGARGASVEEIADRILTAIWEHRLPPGTKLVEEKLGGVFGVSRTKVRLAFAKLAHEGVLTVHPNRGTFVSSPSVAEARQVLHSRHLLEPALVRDLAGAISASGVRALRETTRQEAQARDSNDRRAIIRLSGEFHCKLAEMTGNQYLGKYMRELCSLTCLIIALYDAPGVPSCPHHEHDDIVDALEAGDGERAARLMSEHLGHVESTLRLELPAEEKVDLEAVFAAV from the coding sequence ATGCCACGCACCAAAGCCGAACCGCCCGCCAAGCCTGCCGACGGACTCCCTGACACCGAGGCGGACGGCGCGCGCGGCGCATCGGTCGAGGAAATCGCCGACCGCATCCTGACCGCGATCTGGGAGCACCGCCTGCCGCCGGGTACCAAGCTGGTCGAGGAAAAGCTGGGCGGCGTATTCGGCGTCAGCCGTACCAAGGTGCGGCTGGCCTTCGCCAAGCTGGCGCACGAGGGCGTGCTGACCGTCCATCCCAACCGCGGCACCTTCGTCTCCAGCCCGAGCGTGGCCGAGGCGCGCCAGGTGCTGCATTCCCGCCACCTGCTGGAGCCCGCGCTGGTGCGCGACCTGGCCGGCGCGATCAGCGCCAGCGGCGTGCGCGCGCTGCGCGAGACCACGCGCCAGGAAGCGCAGGCGCGCGACAGCAACGACCGCCGCGCCATCATCCGGCTGTCGGGCGAGTTCCACTGCAAGCTGGCGGAAATGACGGGCAACCAGTACCTGGGCAAGTACATGCGCGAGCTGTGCTCGCTGACCTGCCTGATCATCGCGCTGTATGACGCGCCGGGCGTGCCGTCATGCCCGCACCACGAGCACGACGATATCGTCGATGCGCTGGAAGCCGGCGACGGCGAACGCGCCGCGCGGCTGATGAGCGAGCACCTCGGCCACGTCGAAAGCACGTTGCGGCTGGAGTTGCCGGCCGAGGAAAAGGTGGACCTGGAAGCGGTGTTCGCCGCGGTCTGA
- a CDS encoding GNAT family N-acetyltransferase, whose protein sequence is MSKPTFTLRPATAADSETLFKLILALAEYEKLTHLVEATPQKIEAALFGAKPHAEAVLVEVDGEAGEGGEVARKAVGFALFFHNFSTFLAKPGLYLEDLYVDPAWRGHGLGKALLKHLAALAVERGCGRFEWSVLDWNQPSIDFYQAMGADVLPDWRICRVTGTALDKLGAK, encoded by the coding sequence ATGTCCAAGCCGACCTTCACGCTGCGCCCCGCCACCGCGGCCGACAGCGAAACCCTGTTCAAGCTGATCCTGGCGCTGGCCGAATACGAAAAACTGACGCATCTCGTCGAAGCCACGCCGCAGAAGATCGAGGCGGCGCTGTTCGGCGCCAAGCCGCATGCCGAGGCCGTGCTGGTCGAAGTCGATGGCGAGGCGGGCGAGGGGGGCGAGGTGGCCCGCAAGGCGGTCGGCTTTGCCCTCTTCTTCCATAATTTCTCGACCTTCCTGGCCAAGCCCGGCCTCTACCTGGAAGACCTGTATGTCGATCCGGCCTGGCGTGGCCACGGGCTGGGCAAGGCCTTGCTCAAGCACCTGGCGGCACTGGCGGTGGAGCGCGGCTGCGGGCGCTTCGAATGGTCGGTGCTGGACTGGAACCAGCCGTCGATCGACTTCTACCAGGCCATGGGTGCCGACGTGCTGCCCGACTGGCGCATCTGCCGCGTGACCGGCACCGCACTGGACAAGCTCGGCGCGAAATAA
- the miaA gene encoding tRNA (adenosine(37)-N6)-dimethylallyltransferase MiaA → MSAVPHDSAAHPPVVCLLGPTASGKTAAALALAADAPVEIISLDSALVYREMDIGTAKPTRDELAVAPHHLIDIIDPADSYSAAQFVGDAERLIAQIRARGHVPLIVGGTMLYYKALTQGLNDLPQADAALRAELDQLAAERGWPALHAMLAEVDPVTAARLAPNDAQRIQRALEIHRLSGQPMSALLARQAEGRTFAGAADQRYRVIALEPSDRLALHARIARRYDAMLAHGFIEEVERLRARGDLHPGLPSIRCVGYRQVWEYLDGDADFATMRERGIAATRQLCKRQLTWLRSTPERLVVDCLAADYVDQVRRLADFAH, encoded by the coding sequence ATGTCCGCCGTCCCCCACGATTCCGCCGCGCATCCGCCCGTGGTCTGCCTGCTCGGTCCCACCGCGTCGGGCAAGACCGCCGCCGCGCTGGCGCTGGCGGCCGACGCGCCGGTCGAGATCATCAGCCTGGACTCGGCGCTGGTGTACCGCGAGATGGACATCGGCACTGCCAAGCCGACGCGCGACGAACTGGCCGTGGCGCCGCACCACCTGATCGACATCATCGACCCGGCCGACAGCTATTCGGCCGCGCAGTTCGTCGGCGACGCCGAGCGGCTGATCGCGCAGATCCGCGCGCGCGGCCACGTGCCGCTGATCGTCGGCGGCACCATGCTGTATTACAAGGCGCTGACACAGGGACTCAACGACCTGCCCCAGGCCGACGCCGCGCTGCGCGCCGAACTCGACCAGCTCGCCGCCGAGCGCGGCTGGCCGGCCCTGCATGCGATGCTGGCCGAGGTCGACCCGGTCACCGCGGCCCGGCTCGCGCCCAATGACGCGCAGCGCATCCAGCGCGCGCTCGAGATCCACCGGCTGTCCGGCCAGCCGATGTCGGCGCTGCTGGCGCGCCAGGCCGAGGGCCGCACCTTTGCCGGCGCGGCCGACCAGCGCTACCGCGTGATCGCGCTCGAGCCCTCGGACCGGCTGGCGCTGCATGCCCGCATCGCGCGGCGCTATGACGCCATGCTCGCGCACGGCTTTATCGAAGAAGTCGAGCGGCTGCGCGCGCGTGGCGACCTGCATCCGGGTCTGCCGTCGATCCGCTGCGTCGGCTACCGGCAAGTGTGGGAATACCTGGACGGCGACGCCGACTTTGCCACCATGCGCGAGCGCGGCATCGCCGCCACGCGGCAACTGTGCAAGCGCCAGCTGACCTGGCTGCGCAGCACGCCCGAACGGCTGGTGGTGGATTGCCTGGCGGCCGATTATGTCGACCAGGTGCGCAGGCTCGCGGACTTCGCACACTGA
- the mutL gene encoding DNA mismatch repair endonuclease MutL, whose product MPADPSSTALRTTQRPRPIRPLPDQLISQIAAGEVVERPASVVKELLENALDAGATQLGIRLEEGGVRRIVITDNGCGIPAAELPVALMRHATSKIASLDELESVLTLGFRGEALASIASVSQMSLTSRTAADAHATQVSADSGAVQPASGGVGTTVDVQHLYFNTPARRKFLKTEQTELGHCLEMVRRVALARPDVTISVHHNGKPLEHWNAGDVATRTAQVLGNDFARARLSLDEHADTLSLYGFAGLPTASRGRPDQQYFFVNGRFVRDKLLNHAVRSAYQDVLHGDRFPSYVLCLDLPPEMVDVNVHPSKIEVRFRESRAVHQFVYHAVQRCLARQAGANGDSLHTDADGEITLPAGAATPAAAARPGAGGAGQWINYSAARQTELGIAQPRQAYLGMVREATAPAARPYGAPATGAVNRAGASAQPPAWLADVQAARAGDPPSLLDRLPPAPASGATDAADEHPLGYAIAQLHGIYVLAQNARGLVLVDMHAAHERILYEQIKAALDARELAVQPLLIPVTLPASPVEIGVAEEHQETLTLLGFDIAPVSPTTLAVRAVPALLQQADAEALARDVLRDLHAYGGSRVLAERRNELLATLACHSAVRANRKLTVEEMNALLRQMEQTERADQCNHGRPTWVQLTVTELDRLFLRGQ is encoded by the coding sequence ATGCCAGCCGACCCTTCCAGCACCGCCTTGCGCACCACCCAGCGCCCGCGCCCGATCCGGCCGCTGCCGGATCAGCTCATCAGCCAGATCGCCGCCGGCGAAGTGGTCGAACGCCCGGCCTCCGTGGTCAAGGAACTGCTGGAAAACGCGCTCGATGCCGGCGCCACGCAGCTGGGCATCCGGCTGGAGGAAGGCGGCGTGCGGCGCATCGTCATCACCGACAACGGCTGCGGCATTCCCGCCGCCGAACTGCCGGTGGCGCTGATGCGGCACGCCACCAGCAAGATCGCCTCGCTCGACGAACTCGAGTCGGTGTTGACGCTGGGCTTCCGCGGCGAAGCGCTGGCGTCGATCGCCTCGGTGTCGCAGATGTCGCTGACCAGCCGCACCGCGGCCGATGCCCATGCCACCCAGGTCAGCGCCGACTCCGGCGCCGTGCAGCCTGCTTCCGGCGGCGTCGGCACCACGGTCGACGTGCAGCACCTCTACTTCAACACGCCGGCGCGCAGAAAGTTCCTCAAGACCGAACAAACCGAGCTGGGCCACTGCCTCGAGATGGTCCGGCGCGTGGCGCTGGCACGGCCGGACGTGACCATCTCGGTCCACCATAACGGCAAGCCGCTGGAGCACTGGAATGCCGGCGACGTCGCCACGCGCACCGCGCAAGTGCTGGGCAACGACTTCGCCCGCGCCCGGCTGTCGCTGGACGAGCACGCCGACACCCTCAGCCTGTACGGCTTTGCCGGGCTGCCCACCGCCTCGCGCGGCCGGCCGGACCAGCAGTACTTCTTTGTCAACGGCCGCTTCGTGCGCGACAAGCTGCTCAACCATGCGGTGCGCAGCGCGTACCAGGACGTGCTGCACGGCGACCGCTTCCCGTCCTACGTGCTATGCCTGGACCTGCCGCCGGAGATGGTCGACGTCAACGTGCACCCGTCCAAGATCGAAGTGCGCTTCCGCGAGTCGCGCGCCGTGCACCAGTTTGTCTACCACGCGGTGCAACGCTGCCTGGCACGCCAGGCCGGCGCCAACGGCGACAGCCTGCATACCGATGCCGACGGCGAGATCACGCTGCCGGCGGGCGCCGCGACGCCAGCGGCAGCGGCGCGGCCTGGCGCTGGCGGCGCGGGCCAATGGATCAACTATTCCGCGGCACGGCAGACCGAGCTGGGCATCGCCCAGCCGCGCCAAGCCTACCTGGGCATGGTGCGCGAAGCCACGGCGCCGGCGGCGCGGCCCTATGGCGCGCCCGCAACCGGCGCGGTCAACCGGGCGGGCGCGTCGGCGCAACCGCCGGCATGGCTGGCCGACGTCCAGGCCGCGCGCGCCGGCGACCCGCCAAGCCTGCTGGACCGGCTGCCGCCGGCGCCGGCATCCGGCGCGACCGATGCCGCCGACGAACACCCGCTCGGCTATGCCATCGCCCAGTTGCACGGCATCTACGTGCTGGCGCAGAACGCGCGCGGGCTGGTGCTGGTCGACATGCATGCGGCGCACGAGCGCATCCTGTACGAGCAGATCAAGGCCGCGCTGGACGCGCGCGAGCTGGCGGTGCAGCCGCTGCTGATCCCGGTCACGCTGCCGGCCAGCCCGGTGGAGATCGGCGTCGCCGAAGAACACCAGGAGACCCTGACGCTGCTGGGCTTCGATATCGCCCCGGTGTCGCCCACCACGCTCGCGGTGCGCGCGGTGCCGGCGCTGCTGCAGCAGGCCGATGCCGAGGCGCTGGCGCGCGACGTGCTGCGCGACCTGCACGCCTACGGCGGCTCGCGCGTGCTGGCCGAGCGCCGCAACGAACTGCTCGCCACCCTCGCCTGCCACAGCGCGGTGCGCGCCAACCGCAAGCTCACCGTCGAGGAAATGAACGCGCTGCTGCGCCAGATGGAGCAGACCGAGCGCGCCGACCAATGCAACCACGGCCGGCCCACCTGGGTGCAACTGACCGTGACCGAGCTCGACCGGCTGTTCCTGCGCGGGCAATAA
- a CDS encoding VTT domain-containing protein, with the protein MQLIDMLVHVDKYLGTVIDQYGHWVYAILFLIVFAETGLVVLPFLPGDSLLFIAGAFCATGAMNEWALIGLLLVAAISGNTVNYWVGSWIGPKVFDHQWRFLDQDALRRTHDFYERHGGKTLVMARFVPIVRTFAPFVAGVSQMTFARFQMFNVIGAVAWVVGLVFAGYFFGNLPFIRQYLNLIVLAGIGAAVVPLVLGGLWKLVRGNRRRPTRVER; encoded by the coding sequence TTGCAGCTCATCGACATGCTGGTGCATGTCGACAAATACCTCGGCACGGTCATCGACCAGTACGGCCACTGGGTCTATGCCATCCTGTTTCTGATCGTTTTTGCCGAGACCGGGCTGGTGGTGCTGCCGTTCCTGCCGGGCGACTCGCTGCTGTTTATCGCCGGCGCCTTCTGCGCGACCGGGGCCATGAACGAATGGGCACTGATCGGCCTGCTGCTGGTGGCGGCCATCTCGGGCAATACCGTCAACTACTGGGTGGGCAGCTGGATCGGGCCCAAGGTGTTCGACCACCAGTGGCGCTTCCTGGACCAGGATGCATTGCGCCGCACCCATGACTTCTATGAGCGGCATGGCGGCAAGACCCTGGTGATGGCGCGCTTCGTGCCGATCGTGCGCACCTTCGCGCCGTTCGTGGCCGGGGTGTCGCAAATGACCTTCGCGCGCTTCCAGATGTTCAACGTGATCGGCGCCGTGGCGTGGGTGGTCGGCCTGGTCTTTGCCGGCTACTTCTTCGGCAACCTGCCGTTCATCCGCCAGTACCTGAACCTGATCGTGCTGGCCGGCATCGGCGCGGCCGTGGTGCCGCTGGTGCTGGGCGGCCTGTGGAAGCTGGTGCGCGGCAACCGCCGCCGGCCCACGCGCGTGGAGCGCTGA
- a CDS encoding SirB1 family protein yields MTSTKVLDYFASLVADENGIPLTETALSIAQDAYPDLDLQGELAALDVLALRLKRRIAEGTPAIQRLRLLNHFFYRDLGFGANANDYYDPDNSYLNVVLRQRRGIPISLAVLHMELGQQIGLPLKGVSFPNHFLLRMTIPAGEVILDPLTGETLSKEQLQEMLDPYLEREGISDASQVPLGLFLRAASHREIIARMLRNLKAIYLQESRWQRLLAVQNRLVILLPGSIEEVRDRGLAYANLECFRPALADLEAYVRARPDAADIGQIRERMPALRMMSRSLN; encoded by the coding sequence ATGACATCCACCAAAGTCCTGGATTATTTCGCCAGCCTCGTGGCCGACGAAAACGGCATCCCGCTGACCGAGACCGCGCTGTCCATCGCGCAGGACGCCTATCCCGACCTGGACCTGCAGGGCGAGCTGGCGGCGCTGGACGTGCTGGCGCTGCGGCTGAAGCGCCGGATTGCGGAAGGCACGCCCGCGATCCAGCGGCTGCGGCTGCTGAACCATTTCTTCTATCGCGATCTCGGCTTCGGCGCCAACGCGAACGACTACTACGACCCCGACAACTCCTACCTGAACGTGGTGCTGCGCCAGCGCCGCGGCATCCCGATCTCGCTCGCGGTGCTGCATATGGAGCTGGGCCAGCAGATCGGCCTGCCGCTCAAGGGGGTGTCGTTCCCCAACCATTTCCTGCTGCGGATGACGATCCCGGCCGGCGAAGTGATACTGGACCCGCTCACCGGCGAGACCCTGTCGAAGGAACAGCTGCAGGAAATGCTGGATCCGTACCTGGAACGCGAGGGCATCAGCGACGCCAGCCAGGTGCCGCTGGGCCTGTTCCTGCGCGCGGCGAGCCACCGCGAGATCATCGCGCGCATGCTGCGCAACCTGAAGGCGATCTATCTGCAGGAATCGCGCTGGCAGCGGCTGCTGGCGGTGCAGAACCGGCTGGTGATCCTGCTGCCGGGATCGATCGAAGAAGTGCGCGACCGGGGCCTGGCCTATGCCAACCTGGAGTGCTTCCGCCCCGCGCTGGCCGACCTGGAAGCCTATGTCCGGGCCCGCCCCGATGCCGCCGATATCGGCCAGATCCGCGAGCGCATGCCCGCGCTGCGGATGATGAGCCGCAGCCTCAACTGA